The DNA region CGCGGTTGCTGTTCCATCATCTTTTCATCCCTTCTTTCTTACGCCATCGAACCATTCGGTCTGGAGGCGCGTTCACGACTTCCCTTTATTTCTTCGCCAGCCAGTGGAGCGGATCGACCGGCTCAGCTCCCTCACGCAACTCAAAGTATAATGTATTTTCTCCTGTCATGCCCGTGTCTCCGGTTTCCCCAATCGACTGGCCTTCGACCACCTGCTCACCAACCTTGGCCAAAATCTTGGATGCATGGGCATACAGCGAGAAGAACCCGTTGGCATGATCCAGGATTATAACGAGTCCGTACCCTTTCAACCAGTCCGCATAAACAATGCTCCCGGGCATCACGGCATGAATCTGACTCCCCTCGGTCGTACGAATTTCGATCCCTTTGCGTTGGACATAGGTGTCAAAGGTGGGATGCTTCTGCCGCCCGAAGAACGACACCACCTGTCCTTCGGCCGGCCAGGGCAGTGCTCCTCGAACGCCACGTGGGAGCGATGCCGTCGTCGGCGGGCGCATGGCCACGGCCCGCCGACGCGATTCCAAGTCCTGCAGCAAATGATCCACCCGTGAGGCTGACCGTTCCAGCTCTTCGACCGCACGATGATAGGCATCTTTCTGATGTGTAATTTTCGTCAGATAGAGGGTTTTCTCTTTTTGAAGCACTCGAATGTCGGCAAGCTTCTTTTCGATGTTTTGCTTGAAAACCACCAGCCCATCTCGAGCGTCAGCCCGCTGGTGCTCAGCCTGCTCCATCCGTGCCATGTCGGCTCGAAAACCTCGAAGCAGCTCGTAGTCCTTCTGCGAGACAGCGGAGAGATACTGCCCGCGGCGTTGAAGATCTCCGTAGGAATCAGCGGTTAACAGCGCCTTCACATACCCGAACCGGCCTTCCATGTACTGCACGCGAAGCCGGGCCAAGATGGCCTCCCGTCGCGATTGGACACTGGTCCGCGTCACCACCAACTGTTCAGTAATCTCATTCAGCTCATGATCTTTTTGTCGCAGTTTTCTATTGATATCCTGATGATCTTGTCGATGGTGGAGCAATCGTTCATCCAAGGATTGGAGTCCTTGTAGCACGGATTCCCTCTTTTTTTCGGCAGCTTCTTCCCGCTTCCGCTTTTCTTCAATTTTGTCTTTTAGTGCTTCAAGACGCTTTCGCTCACGCTGAATTTTTTCGGCGAGGGGATCCGTGGCTGCCTCAACGGGCATGACCCACCCCCCGAGTGCCAGAAACCCGGCCAGCAGAAGGAGGGGGAGTCTCATACACGTCCTTCTCTAATGCGCAGTAGCGAGACCACACTGCCGGTAAAACCCAGTGCCATTCCAGCGAGGACCAGTGCAAGACAAGCAGAGAGTGGGAAAAATGATATCAGCCCCTCCATTTCGCTGAAACGGCTGACGAACTGCACTTGTTGCCGGAACAGTTCGAACCCGACCTTGAGAATTCCCAGGGATAAGGCGCTGCCACACGCTCCCAGCACCGCCCCCTCGAGGAAGTACGGAACACGGATGAAGGTGCCGGTGGCCCCGATCGAGCGAAGAATTTCGATCTCTTCTCGTCTGGTAAACAAAGTAAGCCTGATTGTATTCCCGATAATCGTCACCGCGGCGGCTGAGAGGAGGATCCCCACGCCGAGCGCTGCCAATTCAATATAGCCGATGAGCTCGGCCAACAGGCTGATCCATTGCTGATTATAGTCGACCTTTGCCACTCCTCCCATGGTTTGAACTTGTTCCACCCATTCTTTAATGGCCTCGGGAGAGCGAGAGTTCTGAGCCAGCGTCACGACGAATGAGGCCGGGAGAGGATTCTCGCCAAGCCCCTCGAGCAGATGAGAATCATCGGGGAATTGCGTACGGAACTCCGCCAAAGCCTGCTCCTTCGAGATATAGAGCACACTTCCTACCATGTGATCGGACTTGAGCATCAGTTCAAGCTGCAGACGCCCATCTCGAGAGAGGCGGTCCTCCAAATACACCATAACCTTGACGTCTTCCTGAAGCCATCCCGCCGCATGCTGTAGATTCACATAGAGGAGGAGAAAGATTCCAACACAGGTCAACGTAAATGCCGTGGTCAAGATGGCAACGATGGTCGTCATGCGGTTCGTCCGCATGTTGGCCCAGGCCTCGCGAACCAGATAGAAGAGCCGCCTCATACGCCGACCCGGTCAGGCATCGCCCGTTCCGGGAGGACGACGCCTTGCATCAAGCTGATCACTCGGCAATTCACTTGACGCATGACATGATGATTATGCGTCGCCACAACCACCGTGGTACCCCTGGCATTGATCAGTTTAAACAGCTCGATGATCTCACCCGTGAGTTCGGGATCAAGATTGCCCGTCGGCTCATCCGCCAACAGAACGACCGGTCCGTTCACGATCGCCCGAGCGATACACACTCGCTGTTGCTCTCCCGTGGACAGACTACTGGGGGACTGGTCACGCTTATGCTCAACGCCGACTGCTCGCAACGCTTCCGTGACCTTACGTCGAATATCTTTTTCTGAGACACCCTGCACGATTAGCGGGAGTGCCACATTGTCAAATACTGATTTCTTCGGCAGCAAGCGGAAGTCTTGAAAGACCGAGCCCACCTTCCGTCGCAGGTATGGGATCTCAGACCGTTTCAGTTTCGTGACATTCTTACCTTGAACAAAAAGCTGTCCCTCATCCGGTTGCTCCTCCCCGATCAGCATACGTAGGATCGTCGATTTTCCCGATCCACTGGGGCCCATGAGCAGCACGAACTCTCCCTTCTCGATCTCGATCATGACGTCGGAGAGCGCGGGTCTTCGGTCGTACCATTTCGAGACATGGATGAGCTGAATCATCGCGTCCACGAAGACCCCTCTCGATAGAGATGAGACCTGTCACAACTCGGTGACATCGAACGCATTGGAGATGTGTTCAATCTGCCCCGGGGCCGATGGCTTTCCTTGAACCAAGACAACATCGAATCGACAGAGCTTATCAGACCAGTGCCGCTGCGCCAGATACTGCGCGGCCAGCTTCGACAGTTTCGCCTGCTTACGGCGATCCACTGCCGACAGTGCGCCTCCAAACGCCTCAGTGCTCCTACCCTTGACCTCGACAAAGACGACGACCCCCTGATCATCTGCGACGAGGTCCAATTCACCGATTGAGAGCCGCACATTTCGGTCAAGGATACGATACCCCTTCGCGATCAAGAACTGCTCCGCCCTCATCTCGCTGACCTGGCCGAACTGGTGACGCGGATCTGCAGCGTACATGGGATTATGCCTCGGATAACGTGGGACCCGTCGGATGAACCTCCCCCATCTTCCTGGCACTCATGGCAAGTTTGACTGGAGCAAAACTTCGACGGTGGATGGAACAAGGGCCGTGGTGCGCAAGCCGTTCCAGGTGTTCCGCCGTCCCATACCCCTTGTGTGAGAGGAACCCGTACTCCGGGAACGTGTCATGATAGCGTGCCATCAACCGATCTCTCGTGACCTTGGCCACGATAGAGGCAGCAGCAATCGAGATGGATAAGGAATCTCCTTTGATGATCGGCCGTGCTGGAATGCTGACACCGGGTAGGCTCACAGCATCGATGAGCACATAATCAGGTAACGGGACCAGCTGTTCGAGAGCCCGTCGCATGGCAAGCCGGGTGGCCTCAAGAATATTCAACCGGTCGATTTCTGCAACGTCGGCCCATCCGATTCCCATTCCCACCGCTTGCTCGCGGATCGTGATGTAGAACCGTTCCCGTTCACGCTCTGACAGTTGCTTCGAATCGTTCACCCCGGCAAGCCGACTGCGTACAGGAAGGATCACTGCAGCCGCCACCACGGGTCCCGCCAATGGACCACGCCCTACTTCATCAATCCCAGCGATACGGCGATATCCACAGAGTCGGGCTGCTCGTTCAAACTCATCAGTAGGTCCCATCAATCGCTCTCTACCGACGATCCTGCCGATCGGCCAGCCATGATGGAACGCCTGCGTAGAGCTGACCTACGCCGTAACCGCTCCTTCTTCGGATACCGCAGGCTGGGCAGAAGATTTGCTCTCTCCAACAAACTCCCGCTCCTCAACTTTGGCAAACCGCCCTTTCTTGCCGCGGAGATAGTACAGCTTGGCACGTCGAACGCGCCCCTGGCGCACGACATCGATCTTCGACACAATCGGAGAGTGCACGGGGAAAATCCGCTCGACACCCACGCCGTACGAGAGTTTCCTGACCGTGAACATTTCGGTGTTCAAGCTGCCCTTACGGGCGATGACCGTCCCTTCATACACCTGAATACGTTCCTTCTCGCCTTCCACGACTTTGACATGGACACGTACGGTGTCTCCTATCTCGAAGTGCGGAACCGACTTTTTCGTCAATGATCGCTGAATTCGCTCCAACTGATTCATGTCCTCAACCCTCCTCCTCGCATAATAACGGGGCCGTCAACAGGCCTTCATTCATCAACTCATCCAACAATTGTCGATCTTCTTTCGTAAACGTCCGATCCCGCAGCAAATCAGGGCGTCTGAGATACGTGCTACGCAAGGCCTGTTTGCGACGCCACAAGCGAATGGCCTCATGATGACCAGACAACAAGACCTCCGGCACCGTGATACCGTTGATCTCCGCCGGTCTCGTGTACTGTGGATACTCTAAGAGCGACTCAGAAAATGACTCATCGACGGCAGAACTTGGATCGCCCAACACGCCAGGAACGAGCCTTGTCGTGGCATCGATCAACACTAACGCCGGCAGTTCACCTCCCGTAAGCACATAATCTCCGAGTGAAATCTCTTCAGGCGCCAGAGCGAGACGGACACGCTCATCCACACCCTCATAGTGGCCACACAGAATCACCATCCGACGAGACTCGGTCGCCAACTCTTGCGCATATAACTGTGTCAACGGGCGCCCATGAGGAGTCGGAAACAGCACCCGAATCTCTTCTCCTTGCGACTGAGCCTCTCTCCGCACTGCGGAAACCGCCTGGAGAATCGGTTCGGCTTTCATGACCATCCCCGCACCACCTCCGTACGGCATATCGTCGACGACTTTGTGGCGATCCGCTGTAAAGTCGCGCAGATTGTGCACCCGCACGGTGAGAAGTCCCTTCTCCTGGCCACGCTTGAGCATGCTCTGCGCCAAAACCGGCGCAAACATACCTGGGAACAATGTCAGGACATCGAACCGTATCATGGCTAATCACCAAGCCCGTCGATCAACCGCACCGTCATGATTCGAGCGATCAGATCAACCGCAAGCACGAATTCTTTTGCCGCCGGGATCAAGACCTCTTTACTTCCATCGCGAACAACGATCAGCGAATTGCCTGGCAATTCCCATATCGCCTCCACCGTACCAAGCAGCTCCCCTGACTCCGTCTGGACGGCGAGCCCCACCAAATCGCACTCATAGTACTGCCCCGATGGAAGCTCAGGGATAGCCCCGCGAACTGTCTGAATCAATCCCCCACGCCAAAGGCCTGCTTCTTCTGGTGTGGTGAAGGCGGACAAGCCAAGGATAAAGCTCGTTCCCGCTCGCCTCACATGGGTCACGCCGGTTTCCAGCGTCCGTCCGTTTGTGGCCAGAAGGCTGACATGCGTCAACCCCTCCAGTCGACCTGGGACATCGGAGAGGGAGCGAACCTTGACCTCTCCACGAACACCAAACGGCCGCTCGATCCGTCCCACTGTGACGGTTTCCGGTTGACTCACCATCCCACGGTCAAGCTTTTGCTGAAGCCTTCTTCTGAGTGGACTTTTCAGCCGGAGCCTTCTCCTTTGCGGACTTTTCAGCCTCAAACTGCTTCCAGACCCCCGCACGACGCAGCAATGTCCGCACGGTTACCGTCGGTTGAGCCCCTTGGTGAAGCCACGTCAGCACCCGCTCCTGCTTGAGTTCCGGCACGCCAGCTTCTTTCAGCGGGTCGAAAATTCCAAGAATTTCGATGAAGCGGCCATCGCGTGCTTTCCGCGAGTCTGCCGCCACCACCCGATACATCGGTCGTTTATGTCGTCCTGTGCGAGCGAGCCTTAAATGTACAGCCACAACAATCCTCCTTTACCCTGGTTCAAGTCTTCTGAATCGATTACCGTGCACGCAAGAGCTGAGCGAGTTGCCGACGCCCTCCCGCACCGGTCATTGCCTTTGCCAACTTCTTTGCAGACAGGAATTGCTTGATGAGCCGATTCACATCCTGCACCGTCGTACCACTTCCCCGCGCAATCCTTTTTTTTCGGCTTCCATTAATGATCGTATGATCGCGACGCTCTTTCACGGTCATCGAATCAATCACAGCGACCACCCGACTGATCTCTCGCTCGGGTTTATTGCCCTCCATCGCTTCCTTGAGCTTTTGTCCACCGGGAAGCATGCCCAAAATCTGTTCAAACGAACCCATGCGATTCATTTGTCCCAACTGGGTCCGAAAATCTTCCAGCGTAAAGGTGTTACTGGTGAGCCGTTTCTGAGCGGCCTCCGCCTGTTCCCGTGTAATGCTTTCCTGTGCTTTTTCAATGAGGGACAGCACATCCCCCATCCCAAGAATACGGGAGGCCATCCGGTCCGGATGAAACGGTTCGAGCGCATCGAGTTTTTCCCCAACCCCCAAAAACTTGATCGGCTTTCCTGTGGCAGCTCGAATCGACAAGACCGCCCCCCCGCGCGCATCTCCCTCGACCTTGGTCAGGATAATGCCGGTGAGGCCGACCCGTTGATCAAACTGTCCGGCCATAGTGACAGCGTCCTGGCCGGTCATCGCATCCGCGACTAAGAGTACCTCATGAGGGGCCACGGCAGCCTTCACCGCGGTCAATTCCCCCATCAACTCATCATCAATATGCAACCGACCGCCGGTATCCAGAATGACCAGATCAAAGCCCTGCTCTCGGCCTCGATCCACACCGGCACCGCAGATCCGGACCACATCGGCTTGTGAAGCTTGAGTCTGATCGGCACGATGTACTTCGACTCCAAGATCTCGCCCCAATGCACTCAACTGCTCACCCGCAGCAGGGCGACGCGGATCAGCCGCCACCAGCAGCACTCGCTTGCCTTGAGTCTTGAAAAGACGCGCAAGCTTTCCGCTGGCCGTCGTCTTTCCTGCACCTTGCAGTCCGACCATCATGACGATGGTCGGCGGTTGGGAGTTGAGAGCGAGTCCAACTCGATCTTGCCCCATCATCGCCCGGAGCTCATCCCAGACGACCTTGACAACCTGATGGCCTGGAGTCAGACTCTGCAGGACCTCCTGCCCAATCGCCTTTTCGCGCACACGATCGATAAACTCTTTGACGATCTTAAAATTGACGTCCGCTTCGAGGAGAGCAAATCGCACCTCCTTGAGCGCTTCAGTAATATTCTGCTCGGTAAGCACACCTTGCCCACGGAGCTTTTTCAGAACCTTTTCGAACTTCTCACTTAATGCATCAAGCATGACACCGTACCGCCGCACAAAAAGAGGCTACCGAGGCCTTGCACCAGACCTCCGATTGCCTCGAAAATCCTAGATAAAGAGCACCGGAAAGTGTATAGGACCACAGAAAGCAAGTCAAGGTCACCAGAAGTCAGTAGTTTTATTGACATGCAGAAACCCTTCAGATATGGTGCCCCTGTGAGACCGTTCGACCTCACCACTCGCCTACAGGGAAGCCGTCAACGAGGAGAAGCCACGTGCGAAAATCGCCCTGGGTCCTGATCGTGTTTGTGGTCATCGGAGGTCTACTGGGCGGGATCCTTGGCGAAATTCTCCATGTGATGGCACCTCAGGGCACCATCCAAAGTATTTTCTCAACGCATTTCATGCCCGGCATTAATCCGCCCCTGACCGTGGATCTTGTGTTGATCAAACTCGTATTGGGGTTCAGCCTCAAAATCAACATATTGAGCATCCTCGGCATGTTTGTCGGCATCTATCTGTACAAGCACGTCTAAGCAGGGTGCTAAAAAACTCCGCCAGCGGCGTTCTCACATCGCTCAGAGGCTCACCGTACCGAAGCGTACGCCTCACCTCTTCGCTCGCTGCGGCCTTGCTGGACGGCCTTTTTGAACATCCTGAATTATTGTGGTCCGAGTGTTGTACGAAACGGTCTCGCTGCATTGTTGCGAATCACCAAGCTTTCCTGCAACTTATTAATCCTTCGCATCTAACGTCTGAAGTCGCAACGCCCTGATCCGATTCCGCAACTCTGCGGCTCGTTCGAAGGCCAGCTCCTTCGCAGCCGCTTTCATCTCGATCTCCAGTCGTTGAATCAGTCGATCGGTTGACTCTGCACTTCCATATTCCGCATCGGATTCCGCCGCAAGCGGTAATTGAACGTAATCAAGGTCTGTGACCGCGTACTCAAGCGACGGAATCCCTTTCGTAATACCGACCGGCGTAATGCCGTGGATGCGATTGTACTCGGCCTGAATCCCACGACGGCGAGTCGTCTCGTCAATGGCCTGCTTCATCGAATCCGTCACACCGTCGCCATAAAAAATTACCCGCCCTTCGAGATTGCGTGCTGCCCGGCCGGCCGTTTGGATCAACGCGCGGTAGGAACGCAGGTAACCTTCCTTATCCGCATCCAGAATCGCAACGAGGCTCACCTCGGGAAGGTCCAACCCCTCTCGCAGTAAATTGATTCCGACCAAGACATCAAACGTTCCACACCGGAGATCCCGGATAATCTCAGCTCGCTCAAGCGTTTTGATGTCGGAATGGAGATAGCGAACCTTTACGCCCAAATCGTGATAGTACTCTGTCAAATCCTCCGCCATCCGCTTCGTCAGCGTTGTCACAAGCACTCTTCCCCGCTTAGCCACCTCTGCACGAACTTGGCCGAGAAGATGGTCAACTTGCCCTTTGGCCGGTACGACTTCGATATGCGGGTCCATCAGTCCGGTCGGACGAACGATCTGCTCCACGACCTCATGACCTGCATGCGTGAGCTCGTAGGTGCCGGGTGTGGCCGACACATACACGACCTGATTGAGACACTGTTCGAACTCCACAAATTTTAACGGTCGATTATCAACAGCCGACGGAAGTCTGAATCCGTACTCCACGAGAGTCCGTTTCCGTGAAAAATCCCCCTCATACATGCCTCCGACTTGAGGGATGGTCGCGTGAGACTCATCGACGATCAACAGAAACTCCTTCGGAAAGTAATCCAGCAACGTGGGGGGCGCCTGGCCCGGATTTCTTCCGCTGAGATGCCGAGAATAGTTTTCAATTCCGTGGCAATAGCCCATTGCTCGGATCATCTCAAGATCAAACTTCGTACGCTGCTCAATCCGCTGAGCCTCCAAGAGCCGTCCGGATTTTCTAAAATAGGCAACACGCTCGTCGAGTTCTTCCTCAATACCGGTAATGGCCCGCTCATAGCGATCCGGCGCAATCAGATAGTGGGTATTCGGGTAGATCGCAACCTTGGGCAGTTTTCCCAAGGACTTCCCAGTGAGCGGATCAATTTCATGAATGGCATCCACCATATCCCCGAAGAGTTCGATGCGTACGGATTTCGCTTCCGACGACGCAGGGAAAATTTCGATCACATCTCCGCGCGCCCGAAAAGTTCCACGATGAAAATCCACATCATTGCGTTCATATTGAATATCCACCAACTTCGACAAAAGCTTATCGCGCCGTGCTTCGAGACCGACCTCTAGATAAATCAGCATGTCATGGTACACCTCCGGCGACCCCAGCCCATAGATACAGGAGACGGAGGACACAATCAGAACATCATTTCGTTGTAACAGCTCTGTCGTCGCGGAGTGACGCATCTGATCAATGGCGTCATTGATCGAGGAGTCCTTGGCAATGTAGGTATCACTCTGCGGGATATAGGCTTCCGGCTGATAATAATCGTAATAACTCACAAAATACTCGACGGCGTTATGGGGGAAAAACTGTTTGAATTCCTGGTAGAGTTGTCCGGCCAGAGTTTTGTTGTGCACGAGCACCAGCGTCGGCTTCTGGACACGTTCGACAAGATTAGCCATCGTAAATGTCTTGCCTGATCCTGTGACTCCCAACAAAACCTGATGCTTGGTTCCTGCGTGGATTCCGGCCGTCAGCTTGTCGATGGCGGCAGGCTGATCTCCACAAGGCTTGAAGGGGGCATCCAGCTTAAAGGGCGGCACGACACCCTCCCGCGATGCGACGGATCGCATACCCAATCAACATCAAAACCCTCCCACCATAGCCCTCAAAAGTAAAAAGGGCTGCCGGAACCTCCGGCAGCCCCTCATCGGCAACGAAACAGATCTCGGATTAACCGCGGCCTCCGCCACCGGAACGTGGCTCTTGAGGACGCGCTTCATTGACTGTCAGGGTACGTCCACCGAGTTGCGTCCCGTTCAACGCGGTAACCGCCGCCTGCGCTTCAGCATCGGAGGACATTTCCACAAATCCAAACCCACGAGATTGCCCGGTAAACTTGTCCGTGATGATCCGGGCCGAGGCCACAGACCCATGCGCCGCAAACAAGTCACTCAGCTGCTGCTCGGTCGTTGAATACGGCAATCCACCGACATAAATCTTCGCACCCATCAGGCTCCTCCTTTGACACAAGGATGTTGTTTTGGACTCGAGAAAGCAACGAGGAAGGAATGGGCCGAAGACGTCAACACCACGGCGGCTTAGCTCTGGCTTCCGATCAGATTCCCGGACTGGCCCAACACAACATCTATCCAGGCCTCATCACTTTCTGCGCCGAGCTTGCGCAGGCCTTTCACAAGCTGACGAGTGAATCGTACCCCAGATGCAAAGGCAAAGGCAAGTTTGAAGGCAGACTCAGGTGGCCGGTTGGCTCACACTAGTAAGCTGGAGGGGAGGAAAGTGGCCGGTGCGAAAAGAGCGGAACCGCGTGGAAACTATCAAACAGCATTGTGGACTTGTCTGCCACCACAAATCCGACCTGCCCCAATCCGAACGCTTGGTCCTCAACGGATAGCACGAGCGTGCCATCCACAAATACCTCGATGAAGTCTTTACTGATGATCGTATTGCGTTGCACTCTGAGAGTATGCCAATCAACCGATTTCAGATTGACGGCCGCTTGCCCGAGAACCGTAGCGACTCCGCTGGAAAGGCGAACGAATCTGACCTGCTGAGCTGCAAGGTCCACGGTCGCACCATAGAAATTTTTCGCATCACGTGCTCCGATCACCACTCCACCTGATCCAGCAATCCCGGGGGAGGCGTACAACCGAACGCTCACATCCGGATATTCATATTGCATCCCTTCCGCCAACAACACCTGATAACAAGACTGCCGACAACTCGACGAAGCAGCGACGACATTGGGTGGGGAGGGAGCCGTGGGATGACGTTGCACAACCCACTCGGCAAGCGGCTCATCACGGAACACGGCCTGCACAAAACCATGAGGCAGCCCGCCGATCGGTTCTTGATCGAAAGCCCATTGCTGAAAGAGCCCACCCTTTGCCTGTTGTTTCAGATTAGTGGCCTTTTCCTCTTGCGTCTCCCGTTGAACACCGTAGCTCAGGGAAGGCCCCATCATAGTAAAAACCGCTCCGGCCACTAACAACAACCCCAGCGTCGCCAACACTCCCCTCCCGACATGTGATGCGCGAATGACCATCAGCGTTAACACGGCTTGCCTTACTTGAAGCTCTCAGATTTCTTGATTTGAAGAATGTCGCGCTGCAGCCGGTCCCGTTCAGCAAGGAGCGTTCGTCGCCGCTTCCAGCGATCCCAAGTCCACCACCGCAGTTTCTCACGGAACGTCACTATCGGAGGCGCCGCACTTCCGCCTGGAGCCTGCTGGAAGGAGTAGCCCTCGTGGGTATGACGCTCCTCAAAAAACCGCCGGTACAAATGGTCGTACAACCCTTTCCCCTGTTCGCCCCCAGCCATCCCGAATCTCCATCCTCATGACATGGCCAACCATCGCCGCTGATGCTCGAATAGTACCTGGGCTCGGTAGCCCTCTGCAACCGGCTTCCCCACATGCTATGATTCGTCGGGATTCTACCGTTACACTCTGTGACCCACGCACCAGCCATGAATGCTATCGTAGCCTGGATGAATCGGGTACTCGCCAGAATAGTGATCTGCGCTACCGTGGCCTTCTTACTGCAACCTCAGATCACTCTCGCAGAAGCACCGGAGACGGCTTTTCAAGCTGCCCTAGAGTCACTCTCTCCAGAACGGATATTGGCCGACATCCGAACACTCAGCGGCCCCTCGTTCAACGGACGGCAAACCGGCACGAGCGCCGATCTCGAGTCTGCACGGTGGGTGGCGCAAGAGTTTCTTGCAGCAGGCCTGCGGCTCACACGGGTTCACAATGGATCGCTGATCGTACCGTTCTTCACTGGACAGGATGGGACTTCATCCGGTGCGATGGCCACGCTGATCCCCACACCAGTGCTCACACCGGATCCAATCCTACGCGTTGGACCGACAGATCATCTGATCACCAAAGCTCTTGGCTTGGACTATCTCCCCATTTTTGATTCGCCTTCCGCAGAAATCCAAGCCCCGGTCGTCTTCGTCGGATATGGCATCGTTGATACGACGCAACACATCGATGACTATGCCGGTGTCGACGTGAATCATTGCATCGTGCTGTTTCTACGAGGCAAGCCGGAACACTACAGGCAAACCATCAGCCACGCCGATAAGGTGCTCTACGCGCAAGAGCGTGGAGCGATTGGCTACTTGACGGCAACAGGCC from Candidatus Nitrospira nitrosa includes:
- the uvrB gene encoding excinuclease ABC subunit UvrB produces the protein MRSVASREGVVPPFKLDAPFKPCGDQPAAIDKLTAGIHAGTKHQVLLGVTGSGKTFTMANLVERVQKPTLVLVHNKTLAGQLYQEFKQFFPHNAVEYFVSYYDYYQPEAYIPQSDTYIAKDSSINDAIDQMRHSATTELLQRNDVLIVSSVSCIYGLGSPEVYHDMLIYLEVGLEARRDKLLSKLVDIQYERNDVDFHRGTFRARGDVIEIFPASSEAKSVRIELFGDMVDAIHEIDPLTGKSLGKLPKVAIYPNTHYLIAPDRYERAITGIEEELDERVAYFRKSGRLLEAQRIEQRTKFDLEMIRAMGYCHGIENYSRHLSGRNPGQAPPTLLDYFPKEFLLIVDESHATIPQVGGMYEGDFSRKRTLVEYGFRLPSAVDNRPLKFVEFEQCLNQVVYVSATPGTYELTHAGHEVVEQIVRPTGLMDPHIEVVPAKGQVDHLLGQVRAEVAKRGRVLVTTLTKRMAEDLTEYYHDLGVKVRYLHSDIKTLERAEIIRDLRCGTFDVLVGINLLREGLDLPEVSLVAILDADKEGYLRSYRALIQTAGRAARNLEGRVIFYGDGVTDSMKQAIDETTRRRGIQAEYNRIHGITPVGITKGIPSLEYAVTDLDYVQLPLAAESDAEYGSAESTDRLIQRLEIEMKAAAKELAFERAAELRNRIRALRLQTLDAKD
- a CDS encoding RNA recognition motif domain-containing protein gives rise to the protein MGAKIYVGGLPYSTTEQQLSDLFAAHGSVASARIITDKFTGQSRGFGFVEMSSDAEAQAAVTALNGTQLGGRTLTVNEARPQEPRSGGGGRG